The genomic region TTGGCAACGAGAAGCTGTCTAAAAGAAAAGGGCCGGGCAGCCGAGCCCAACCCCTTGATTTACTTTGGCGTCCCCAACCGGATTTGAACCGGTGTTGCCGGCGTGAAAGGCCGGAATAATCAATTGCTAGCCGGTCAATCCCCAGCCTATCACGGTAGCGCGGGATTAGGAAGGGCCTTTTACGGTCTTGGCAATACCGATCATCGCTCTAAGGCGTATCATTTTCTGGCAGAATTACCGTAGGCTTTCATAATCCACAGTTTTCCACGCCATTTTCTTCACATCTCCTTACCTGGTGTTCCTGGTCAATCTTCTTTGCTCACCACGGTAACATGATTGGTGGTTCTTTCCAGATAGGGCCAGCTCAGATGGAGACTGTAGCGACTTAACACCCAGAGCTCGGGAATTATTTCCGACACCAGCTTGCCGTCGTCAAATACCCGCACCACCGAACTTTCGGAGACGACGACGGCGATGGCTCGCGTCTCACGAGAGATGGAAGCGGCGGCCATATGGCGAGATCCCAATCCGAGGGGCAAATCAATCCCAGTCGCAGAGGCATTCAGATATCGGCAGGCCGAGATGACCACCCCTGAATCGGAGACCACGAAGGCCCCGTCCAGTTGTGCCAGTTCCTTTATGGTCTCCCGCATATTGGGATTGTCAATCCTTTTTACTTGGTCCGGATGTCCGAACAAGGGGTCCAGAATAAGACACTTGGAGCGTTCCAGCACGGTATCCGAATCATAGACGGTAAATAAGGTGCCGATTTTCCTTCCTTCCCTTCCTTCGCGGGCCAGCTCTACAGCCAAGGTGATTACCTTTTCTAGCACCAGACGGTCAATCCCCTGCTTTTTGGCACAGATCTCATCGAATATATTGGTTTCGGGAAACATCGATATCTTCCCTGAAGAAGAAATATTATGGTGTATTTATCCTTTGCAGTCGGGCAAGCTCCGCCTTGAGCCACGGTTGATATTTAATTATCAAAAAAAATTTCAGATTTCAATTAAATACTTAAATGCCCGGGGGCAAGCCCACTATGGCTGCGTGAGTTGAAATTTTCGATTATAATGTTTAAAGTGGCCAAGCTAAAGGAGCGTTGGTAAGAACCATGTGGAAATATGTCAGTTTGCGGGTCAGGATTTTTTCTCTGCTGGGGGCTTTGGTTTTTACCGCTTTGTTGGGGGGACTGATAACCATCTGGCATACCGGAGCCACGGATGTTCTGTTTTCCTCTTTAATAGATAAAAACATGGCCTCCTTGCAGGCCGCCGAAGGTTTAGAAATTGCTTTGTTAAGGCAAAAGGGATACTTAACTTACTATTTTCTGGACGGTAATCCTACGTGGCTCCAAAAATTGCGGCAGAACCATGAGAGCTTTTTGGACTGCTTAGCTAACGCTGAGGTTTTAGCCACTACTCCGGTGATGATAAAAATTATCGAAAAGATTGCCTCTAAATATCGGGATTATAACTCAGGGCGAGAACAAGTAATAAATTTATATAAACGTGGTTTGCGCGCCGAGGGTAGTAAACTTCATTGGGAAATCCGCCGTCAATTTTTAGAAATTTACGATCTTTGCGAAACTTATAAATTTGTCAATCACGGAATAATTTCCCAGATCAAGAAGGAAAGCCGTGAGCAAGCCCGGTTTATCAAAACCCTGGCGTTAATTATTATGCCGAGCGTAATTTTTATTGGATTATTATTAAGTTACATATTGAGCAAACAACTATTGGAACCGATCCGACAATTGAGCCTGGAAACCGGGCTGGTTCCGGGTGCCTCTCGTGAACCTGACGAGGTCAAGGCCTTAAGCCGGCGGGTTCATGACTTGATTGAAAATGTTGATCAGGCCCAAACCAAACTGGCTCGGAGCGAAGAACATCTCTTACAATCAGAAAAGCTGGCCATGGTGGGCAAATTGGCGGCCGGAGTGACGCACAGCATCCGCAATCCCCTGACTTCGGTGAAAATGCGCCTGTTCTCATTGGGACGGACGCTTGACTTAACTCCCAGCCAGCAAGAAGACTTTGAGGTGATCTCAGAGGAAATTCGCCATATTGATACTGTAGTCGGCAATTTCCTGGAATTTTCCCGCCCGCCCAAATTGACCATGCAGAAAGTCAGTCCCTCGGTGGTGGTGGACATGGCTCTGCAACTGCTCAGGCATCGACTTGAATCGTATCATGTGGAAGTAAAGCTTAAGCGCTCCCGCCCCCTCCCGGAAGTTTGGGCCGATCCTGACCAGCTCAAGGAGGTGCTGGTCAATCTCTTGGTCAACGCCTGTGAGGCAATGCGAAATGGAGGGTTAATTATCATTCAGGAGGGAGAAAATTTTTTACAATCAATCGGACAGGTGGTGACAATTCAGGTGAGCGATAATGGTCCCGGAATTCCGGAGGCAATACAAGACAAAATTCTCCAGCCTTTTTTCAGTACCAAAGAAGAGGGAACAGGTCTTGGCCTTAGTATTGCCGCCCGCATCCTTGCGAAACATGGCGGTTGGCTAGATCTCGAGTCCCGCGAAGGCCAGGGGACTACTTTTACAATTAACTTGCCATATAGGAAGATTCAGCATGGGAACCATCCTGATAGTTGACGACGACCCAAGATTGCGGCAAAGTTTTGAAAAGTTGTTGACTGCCGAAGGACATTCCGTTTGGACGGCTCCCGATGGCGAAACCGCCCTCAACATGGTCCAGGCAAATCATCCCGATATGGTCATCATGGACATTCGCATGCCGGGAATAAGCGGGATTGAAACCTTTAAGGCCATTCATCAGCTCGATTCCAAGCTGCCGGTGATTATCATGACCGCTTACGGCACTACGGAGACCGCCATTGAGACCACTAAGTTGGGAGCCTTTGATTATGTTCTTAAGCCATTTGAAGTCCCCGATATTCTTACTCTAATTGAGAAGGCCCTGGAAGCCGGGCGGTTCATGCACTCCAAGGTATTGATAGACATGCCTCCCGATCAGGTGGCGGATGAAGCGATTATTGGCAAAAGCAAACCCATGCAGGAGGTTTACAAGTCTATCGGCCGCGTAGCTCCGACTGATGCCACGGTGCTTATTCGCGGCGATTCGGGAACCGGCAAAGAACTGGTCGCCAGAGCCATATATCAACACAGTCTGCGGTCGGAAAAGCCTTTTCTGGTAATCAACTGCGTTGCTATTCCCGAGACCCTGCTGGAAAGCGAATTGTTTGGATACGAAAAAGGGGCTTTCACCGGAGCCCTAAACCGCAAAGTGGGAAAAATTGAGCAGGCCCATGGTGGTACTGTCTTTCTCGATGAAATCGGCGACATGCCGGCCAGCATACAGGCCAAGATCTTGCGACTGCTGCAGGAGAAGAACATCGAGCGCCTGGGCGGCCGCGAAACTATCCCGGTGAATGTGCGGATCATTGCCGCCACCAACCGGGACCTCGAAACCGCGCTGGCCGAGGGACGCTTCCGCGAAGATTTGTATTATCGCCTTAAAGTGGTCACCCTGTGGTTGCCTACCTTGCGTGACCGGGCCGACGATATCCCCTTATTAACCGACTACTTTCTGAGCCGTTTTGCTCACGAATTGGATGTGAACAACCCGGGAATGACCCCTGAGGCCAGAGCCCTGCTCAAGGGCTACCATTGGCCCGGTAATGTTCGCGAGTTGGCAAATGTCCTGCAAAAGGCCCTGATTTTTAGTCGCGGCTACCCCATCCGGGCGGAGGAAATTTCTCAAGCCATTGGAGCCCAAAATGCAGTCAAATCTGTCCAAGTTGAAGACACTTTCCGAATTATCCGAAATTGGGTTCGTCAAGAGCTGAGCACCGATACGGAGACCAATATTTTTGATGCCCTCATCGACCGTTTTGCCAGTCTGATTATCCAGGAGGCTCTGGATCTCACCAGTGGCAATCGCAGTCAGGCCGCCAAACTTTTGGGTCTATCGCGTCCCACGCTCCAGGCCAAAATTGATAAATATCGTTTAAAAATAGGCAGCTTGGTAAAAAGCGAGGGTTCGTGACCTCTGCCTAATCTCCCCGGCTCCTCTGATTATCTTTTACAGTTTGTGAAAAATATTGACAGGGGTAAATTCCCTCAGAGTTACCGAGCACTGCCTGGTCCGGTGTAATTTTTACAGAAAATCTAGCTGGTTACCTAAATATCAGGTTGTCTTTCCGGCTGGCATATCAATTGTAGTAGTTGCTTGACAAGAAATTGCGCAGGTTCTGGCCATGAACCGAAAATTCAAGATTTTAATAGCCGATCGCAATCGCCATGTACGACAATTCTTACGGCGGGAGTTTTTGAGTGAGGGGTACCAAGTAATCCTGGCCGGAGAAGAGGGTGAATTAGCCCAATTGTTAAGTGGTGAAGATCCACCGGACTTGCTTATCCTGGATCCCGACATCCCTTCGTGTTTGACCAAACCTGATTTAATCAGATGGCTGCATTTACAGTATCCGGCCTTACCTATGGTCATTTACACATTTATTTACTGCGATATCAATTACCCGGACCTGCCCGGGGTGGCAAGTTGCTTGGAGAAAGGAGAGAATATTGATCTGTTGAAAAAAGTGGTAGCCGATATCCTTAAGAAAAATTATTCGTCCGGTCACTCAGTGAAGTTATAAAAAGGCCTATGACCACGGTATAATCATAACCGAATGGCTTCGGAGGGCCAACAGCTAATGTTAACCAAAGCTTAGCTGATAAGTTTAAGCAGCAAAAATAATATAGTGGAAAATATAATGGCAGTATACAACAGGAGTGAACGCCACCCGACAATTTTAGTTTGCAACAGCACCCCTAGTTGATTACCTACCGTAGTAGTAATTAATAAAATCATTACCAGTATAAGATCTACATTACCTTTTAAACTATGGGTTAGGGCTCCATATAGAGCCAAGATCAACAATTCAAAGAGGTTGGTCCCCAGAGAGACCACCGTGGGAACGCCTAAAACGTAAATTAAGGCGGGCATGCGAATGAAGGCGCCGCTCACTCCCAGAAACCCGGTCAGCAATCCGGAGACGAAACCGACCCCCAGAATCAACCAGAGAGAAATGGCCTCCACCCCGGATACGGGCAGCGCGACCATTGGTGGCAAACTGATGGTCTGCAATCGTGAGCCTACGGCCACCGCCGGGGGGGCAGGCGCCGGCACACCGGTTTTTAACCGGCGGATAGCCCAGGTCTCGCGGTACACTGTCGTCCCGATCCAGCCCAGCATTAGGGCATAGACCGCGGTCATGGTGAGCTGCATTAAGTCTGACCGGTGGCCTAAAAGAGAGACTTTCCCGGCATATTTGAGGAGCTCTAAAAATTGCGCCCCGACCTCCACCCCCAGAGCACTGCCCAGAAACAAGAGCAGTCCCAACTTGTAGTCCACATACCCCACGGCCCGCTGTCGCAGATTGGCGATCGTAGCCGACCCTACCATGTAGGTCAGGTCGCTCCCGATGGCCACATTAAACGGAATGTTCCCGAAGAGATTGAGAAGGGGAGCCATCAAAAAACCGCTGCCGACCCCAAAACAACCGGCCAGAAAGCCCATAGCCAGTCCCAGAACGATCAAGGCGATCAGATTGATAGTCAGCTCGCCCTGGGGAGAGACAGTGTAGAACCACCCCTGAATTGGCTGAGTCAGTAGTGCTAATTGCGGATTAAGGTACTTGATCCAATAACTGGCAATGGACAGAGGAATATTCATCGTATGCTCACGGCCTGCTTAAACACTTCCTCCTCCGAGTTTGATCCCGCAGGCCTTCTCGATAACCTTCAAAATTCCAGCCAAGGCTACCCCGATCAGGGCCGGGATCACCAGGACCATGACCACATAAAGCCATTGGGGGGCAAACGGCTGCCCCGTAGGAGCTGTACTTTGCGAGATACTCGTTAACCACTGAAAGAAACCCATCTTGCCACCCCCAAATTCCCCTATGCTAATCTCTTGCCAATCGTAAGCTGAACCGGGTATTCATGGTAACCTCTCTAAGTCCTTTATATCTAAAGTAGATAATATTAATGCCGACGTCAAGTGGTTCATCGGGTAGCCCTGCTCCTAAACGGCCGTTTTACAGTTTGTAAAAAAACCTGGCGGAAATTTTCGGATAATCTCCTTCCGAAATTGCCCAACAAAAAGATAATATAAATAATTACATATACTTATATTGATAAGAAGCTTTTCCCTTTTTTGGCATAAAGATTGATTAATAAATCGATTAAGACTTCAGTTAGAGTAAGTCGTCAAGATTGGCCCCTGAATTCCCTTCAGGGGCCAGGAAAAATTTAGTATGGAGGGTAGATCCGTCATGAACAAAGTACGAAGCGTGTTTAACATGTTGCAGATGGCTGCTGAGGCCCACGCCCGCTGGGAGATCGAGACTTCCACCAATATCTTGCGAAATCGGAAAAAGTTGTTGATCTTGCTGGCTCTTTGTCTGCCGATCGTGGCCTTTCTGGGCATCTCCTGGGCGGCAGGGGATTTGTTGGGGGGAAAAAAGGCCTATGCGCCGGCCTTTTATTCCACCTCGATTTTTCTCCTCACTATTTTCATCGGACTAGTGGCTGGCCTGATAACGGGCTGCATCGGCGCCGGCGGTGGCTTTATCATCACCCCGGCCCTGATGAGCATCGGCGTCAAAGGCATTCTGGCGGTGGGCACCGACCTCTTTCACATCTTTGCCAAGGCCATTATGGGGACGGCAGTCCATCGAAAGTTGGGCAACGTTTCGGTAAAACTCGCCATTACCTTCTTGGTCGGCTCAACCTTAGGAGTGGTGGTCGGGGGCACCATCAACCGGGCTATTTATGAATTCAACCCGGTCATGAGCGACCTTTTTATCAGCCTGGTGTATGTTTTTCTGTTGGGCTTTTTGGGCACTTACGCCATGACCGACTTTCTCAAGCTGCGCCGGGCCGGTCGCGCCCACCGCACTCTGGCCCCGGATGAGAAGAAAGTAGCCACCCCCCCGGCGGCGGCCACCACTGGCCTGGCCCAGAAGCTGCAATCGGTCCGTATCCCCCCGATGATCTCCTTTGACGAGGATCTGGTGCCGGGCGGCAACCGGATTTCCGGCCTGTTTGTGGCCGGGTGCGGCTTCATCGTCGGTCTGGTAGCGGCGATTATGGGGGTAGGCGGCGGTTTTCTGACCTTCCCCATGTTCGTCTACCTGTTAGGGGTGTCCTCTTTCACTACGGTAGGCACCGACATCCTGCAGATCATCTTCACTGCCGGCTTTGCCGCCATTTCGCAGTATGCCATTTATGGATTTATTTTTTACACCCTGGCCATGGGCATGCTCCTGGGCTCTCTGATCGGAATCCAGGTCGGGGCTCTCACTACCAAGGTGGTCAAGGGTATCTATATCCGGGGCTTTTACGCTACCGCCATCCTGGCCGGCTTTCTCAATCGCCTCTTCGCGCTGCCGAAAAGACTTAACCAGATGGAATACATTAGCATATCCAAGGGACTGGCCGGTGGCCTCGATTTAATCGGACTTATCGTCTTCTTTGTGATCATTGGCATCTTCGGGCTCTGGGTGTTATCCATGTTCTTCAAAAATCTCAATGTCTTAAGGGGGAAGGAACCCTCTTTAACCACTGTCGTCGAGGGGGTACATTAACTCATGAAAACCAAAAACCTGCTTCTTGGATTATTTCTCCTGATATCGTTTGGGGTGGTTCTCTTTCTGATCTTTATGCCGATATTTGGAGACGGCAAAAACGGGCTGGAGTATACCGATGATTTTTTCAACCGCTTGGCCAAAGGCTCTAGCAACTACATGAACGACATGCGCAAGATAGCCCAACCCTTGGTGGGCACCCCCGTGGTTGCGGAAATAACCCTGGGGTCTCCCGAAAATGCTAAGAAGGCCGAGATCCTCTTTAGCCAGGCCGGGGCCCAGGTGGAAGCCGCCGGCCCAGTGTTAAAAATAAACGGCGATCTTGGCAAGATCCTCCTAAAAGCGGTGGATGATGCCGAAGCCCTGTTCAACAACCGGGGAGAGGAACTCCGGGCCAAATATCACTATAACTCCAAGGAGGTTGTGAAAACCTGGTGGGTCTCCCTAAATAACCTGGCTGCATCCTTGAAAAAACAGAAAAAGTTTAAACAGTACAAAGTCGTGGGCGAGGTCCAGAAGCGGGCGCTGGAGCCGGGATATAACTTTTTCGGCGTTACCCCGGCCAAGGTAGCCGACAATGCAGGCATGCTCACCTTTTTGTTGATTTTCTATGTGGTCTATACCCTGTGGTTCGGTTTCGGCATTTATGAGCTGTTCGAAGGGCTCGGCCTGAGCATGGAAAAGCCGGTCAGCAAAGAAGAGGTCTGACCAGAGCTCTTAGCATCACCGCAGCGGCGCAGCGAGTGGCCAGGGATCGCCGGCAAGTTGGGATCCCTGGCTCTGTTCATTATTTTTTGTTATAATTAAAAAAATTTTGTCTTAGCGGCGCATTCTTTCTGAAGAGGAGAAAGCTGGTGTCATGGTGGCGGCGTCTTTTCAGAAAAGACCAAACAATCCGGACAGCCCCCCGGCCGTTGAGCCGTAAAGAACAATATCAAAGAAAGGTCCAGCTCTATTCCGAGATATTGACCACCACCACTGCGGCGCTCGAGGTTATGGCCCAGATGCAGGCCCGTCTGCATAGGGAGGATTATTTCAGCCCTGCCTATATTAAATTAAATTGGGCTATCGTATCAGACTATGTCCGCGGGGTGATAAATGCTCTGAAAAGGTTTAGCAGGGGTCGGTATTTTGAAGTGGCCGCGCTGTTTGCCAGAATAGCCGATCAGATTAACGATGAATTAACCCCGAAATTGCGGTATGAATTTTATACCAAGGACCTGTTATTTGAGAAGCACACTCTCTCCACTCCAGAGTTGTTATCCAGCGGCGTAGCTTATCGGGCTAAAGATGAAGAGAATACCGAGGCGCTGATCATCAAAGCGGTGTGGGGCTGGTGGCCGGCGGTTCAGCATGGGACTGTGCCTGCCAAACGGTACAAAGTAGCCCAGGGTCGGGTAACGGAGTTAACCTCTCCCGAAACCGGCCCTCAGGAGCAATGGCTGACTTACCACCCTGAACAGGGTTTTTATATGGCAACCCTGCCTGAAAAATTTAAAGGGGAACCCTGTCTCCAGGAGACCGAAGCCTTAAAAATTGCGGATTACTATCATATATTGAGTACTAATTATCCCAACCTCGAGGAATTGGAGTGGGGTTTGGGTTCTAACCGGGAGGTCATCATCCTGCGAAGCATTCCCTCCGGGAGGCCATCCTTTCAGGACTCAACCGCTGGTCAGGGCCCCGACCGATTGTTGATTTCACATGGAATAACGATCTATCCCGGTCTGGCCTCGGGACCCGCCTTTCGGATCGACGTTGACCGCTGGCCAGACAGTCTGGATATTCCGGATGGGGCTGTCCTCATCGCCAATAAACCGGCACTAGGCCTGGTGCCGCTGTTACCCAAGGCGGCGGCTTTGGTGGTGGAAACTGGCCAGCCGCATAATCATTTGGCTTTTTTGATTCGAGAGCGGCGCTTGCCGACTATCTTTGATACCGGCGATGATACCTCCCATATTAGCCAAGGCATGATTATCACGGTCGATGCCCAGCGCCTCCAGGTGTCCGCCGGCCGCGGGGAAACCCTTCTCCCAGCGGAACCGGCCGGCAACTCTGATCACCTCCTGGCCCAAAAAATGCTGGCGCGGGTGAGCCCCCGGCTTTTTTCCTTGCATCTAGGGCCGGCAAATCAGCCTCTGGCCCCCGAGGGCTGTCAAAGCCTTCATGACCTGCTCTATTATACGTCGGAAATCTGCAGAAATGAGATGTTCTGCCTTAGCCTGAGTGGTGAAGTCGGCAAAAAGGACGCGGTCAACTTAGTCACCGGTCGATTGGTCCCCATTGTCGTCGTTGATGCGGGCGGCAGTTTATCCGTCGAACGACCGTCGATAACCTTGGAAGATGTCCGTTCCATTCCCTTCCGGGCCTTTCTAGAAGGAATGATGTCCATTCCCTGGCCCAAGGCCCGGCCGTTGGATGTCAAGGGATTCATTTCGGTCATCGGGGTAACCTCGACCACGCCCCAGGCCGAAGACCAGTTGCGGAAAATCAGCTTTGCCCTGCTATCCGAAGATTATATGAATTTCAGCCTCTGCCTGGGGTATCATGCCTCCACCATCGAGGCCTATGTCAGTGATAATTTGGACCACAATTACATCCGTTTTCACTACCAGGGGGGCGCGGCTTCATTAGAGCGCCGCGTGCGCCGGCTGCAACTCATCGGGGAAATCTTAGCTCAGTTAGGATTTAAGGTTACGGTCACTGGTGACTTGCTTGACGGCCTACAAGTTGGAGATCCAGGGCCGAGGCTACTCAAAAAATTAGAAATCCTGGGACGCTTGGAAGTGTTTACCAAGCAGATGGATATGGTGATGTCGGACGATGCCGCAGTTTCAGGTTATGTAATCGATTTTTTGGAAAAGCATTGCGGGGAGCACCAGGTTCACTAATAAGATAATGGCTTACGCCTTGATTGACCCCAGCCAGACCTTGCGATCAACAGGTCCTCAAACACCAGATGTTTAATATCATTTCTAAGAAAGTATATTTAATTGTCATCACCCTTACGGTGATATTGTTGGCCGGGGCCTTTATTTTTGGCTTGCTCTCGGCTGAGAAGATGAGAGATATCATCAGCGAGCAATTCAACCAACAACAGTTGACCATTGCCAAAGGGGTAGCCTCGGATATCGAGGATAAGATTTTTTATTTGAAAGGAGAATTACATACCCTGAACCTGTCCCCATCGGTGCAGTATTTGGAGGTTTCCTGGCCTAATCGGATGCGGATCACCATGGCCAACGTCAGCAATCTGGGGGTCATCGGCATAGGCCTGTTGGATGCTGAGGGACGACAGATTTATTGGGTAAATGCCCAGGGTGAGAGTCGGGTTATCAAAGGAAATTACTCCCAATCCGAGCTTCTCGCCTGGGCCAAGCAGCCGGAGCACCGGAATCAAATCATCTTCCAGAGGACCGGGACATTTCTTCATTCTACCCGCAAGCAAAATCCTTACCTGGTCATTTTTACCCCCACCTATCAGATCTCCCTGGATGCCAGTCATCCTCAAGCTACGGGTCGTTTTGCCGGCTGCCTCTATTTTCTGGTCGATCCTTACCAATTAATCCAAAAACTTACCAAGGACATTAGGTCGGGTCACAGTGGATATGCCTGGGTGATCGATAGTCGGGGGTATTTCATTTATCATCCTGAAGAGGGATTCATTGGCAGGTCTGCTTTTGAAGTCCGGGAGCAAAGGGCTCCCAAGATCTCTTTTGCGGAGATCAACAAAATCCAGCGGGAAAAGATGCTTGCCGGACAAGAGGGCGTTTCCTGGTACTGGAGCGGCTGGCACCGAGGTATCGTTAGAAAAATGAAAAAATTCATCGCCTACGCTCCCATCATCTTGAAGGGCGACAATGGCCGGATTATCTGGTCAGTGGCCGTGGTGGCCCCCCAAAGTGAAGTGGAAGGGGCCATTCATGACGTTTATATCCGACAGTTTTTACTGCAAGGGGTGGTCATTTTCATTATCATCCTGGGAGGCGGGACAGTAATTTATTACGAGAGCCGCTGGTCGGCGGCTTTGGAAAAAGAGGTGCACACCAAAACCGCGGCCCTGGAAAAATCCAAGAATGAACTGGCCAAGTCCGAGAAGCTCTATAAATCTCTGGTTGAGTCTGCCGAGGATGCCATCTTAAATGTTGACGCCAAAGGAGAAATTGTGTCCATAAACCCCTATGGGGCGAAAATTTTAGGCTACACCCCGCAGGGCATTATGGGCAAAACTATCAGCGATGTGTTTCCGGGAAACACCAAAGCGGAACTCAATCGCTTGGTGGAGGAAGTAATTGCCCAAAAACAGGGGCAACGTGCTACCGAGGAATTAACCATCGGGGGCAAGGAGTACTTTTTTAATTTCAATTTAACCCCTATCCGGGAAAATGACCGGGTTCTGAGCGTCATGATTATCGGCCATGATATTACGAGCCAGAAAAAATTTGAGGAACAATTATATCATACGGAAAAATTGGCTTCCTTGGGGCAACTGGCCGCCGGGGTGGCCCATGAGATTAACAACCCGCTGGCCATTATTTTAGGTTTTGCCGATATGCTGCTAGAAAAAATAGATGAAAACTCTAAGGAATACAATATCATAAAAACTATCGAGCGGCAAGGTAACAATTGCAAGAAGATTGTTGAAAATTTAATGACTTTTGCACGTGCCCCGGAGAAAGATCAATATGACACCGATGTCAATCGCAGCGTGGAAACGGTCTTGGAAGTAGTCAAGAATACCCTGCTGACCAAAAAAGTGAAGTATCATCTTGATCTTGCCGAGGGGCTGCCCAAAGCTCGAGGCGATGCCGCGCAGTTACAGCAGGTTGTCTTAAACCTCATTAACAACGCGGTCATGGCTATGCCGCAAGGCGGTCACTTAACTATCAGCACCCGCCTTAATTCTAAGCATGATAGGGTTGAAATCGTCTTTGCTGATACTGGTGAGGGGATCAAAAAAGAAAACCTGCCAAAAATTTATGATCCATTTTTTACCACTCGCAAGGTCGGCGAAGGGACGGGATTGGGTCTGTCCGTCAGTTATGCGATTATCACTAAATTCGGCGGCACCATTACCTGTGAGAGCAAAACCAAAGAAGAGAGCAAAGATCATACAAGCGGTACTAAGTTTACGATTACCCTCCCAATAGCCCAACTATAAGGGACTAAAGCCAAGCAACAGGGGGTGGCCATGTCTGCTAAGATCCTCATTATTGATGATGAGACTGACATGTTAGTCATGCTCAAAATGCTCATCACTGACAAGACCCCCCATGAGGTGGTTACTACCAATAACCCCATCGAGGTCGAGGAACTTCTGTCCGAAAATGATTTTAATATTGTCATTACTGATCTAAAGATGCCCATGATGGATGGAATTGAAGTTTTGGAAGCGGTGAAAAAGAAAGACCCGGATATTCCGGTGATTATGATTACCGCTTTCGGCACCCTGGAGGCAGCTCAAGAAGCGGTCCACCGGGGAGCCTATGATTTTATTACCAAGCCCTTTCGTAAAGAACAGATTCTGGTGGCCCTGGAGCGGGCTCTGGAGTGGCAACGAATAGTCAAGGAGAACCGGAACTTAAAAAGCCGGATAGAGGAATAAGGCACCCTGCTGCTGATCGTGGCTTTTAGCGGATTAACCGGGTGGACCCGCCCGAATCTCAGGGTCGTGACCAGCTTAAGTTTTGCCATTAGCTAAATTACGAGCGGTTGAACTGAAGCTAATTTGATGGTGCCTAAATTTTGTTGCGAAGGAGTTCCGTAATGTCAGCAACCATTGTAATTGTTGATGATGAACCAGATCTTCTGGATCTGCTGAAATTCATTCTAACCGAGAAGACCAATCATAAGGTACTTACAACCAGTGACCCGCACCAGGCAGTTGCATGGTGTAAGACGTATGGCGCTGATTTAGTCATAAGCGATCTGCGCATGCCCGAAATGGAAGGCATCGAGTTATTGAAAATTATCAAGCAGATTGACCCCAATTTGCCGCTGATTATCATTACGGCCTTTGGAACCATCGAGTCGGCTGTGGAAGCTATGCGGCACAAAGCTTTTGATTATATTACCAAGCCCTTTAGAAAAGAGCAGATTCTGATGACCGTCGACAAAGCGCTCAAATGGCGTCAGGCGCAAGCGGAAACCTGAACTCTTTGGGCCTGGCGACTTACTGGTGGACTCCTTGAGA from Deltaproteobacteria bacterium harbors:
- a CDS encoding sigma-54-dependent Fis family transcriptional regulator: MGTILIVDDDPRLRQSFEKLLTAEGHSVWTAPDGETALNMVQANHPDMVIMDIRMPGISGIETFKAIHQLDSKLPVIIMTAYGTTETAIETTKLGAFDYVLKPFEVPDILTLIEKALEAGRFMHSKVLIDMPPDQVADEAIIGKSKPMQEVYKSIGRVAPTDATVLIRGDSGTGKELVARAIYQHSLRSEKPFLVINCVAIPETLLESELFGYEKGAFTGALNRKVGKIEQAHGGTVFLDEIGDMPASIQAKILRLLQEKNIERLGGRETIPVNVRIIAATNRDLETALAEGRFREDLYYRLKVVTLWLPTLRDRADDIPLLTDYFLSRFAHELDVNNPGMTPEARALLKGYHWPGNVRELANVLQKALIFSRGYPIRAEEISQAIGAQNAVKSVQVEDTFRIIRNWVRQELSTDTETNIFDALIDRFASLIIQEALDLTSGNRSQAAKLLGLSRPTLQAKIDKYRLKIGSLVKSEGS
- a CDS encoding histidine kinase; its protein translation is MWKYVSLRVRIFSLLGALVFTALLGGLITIWHTGATDVLFSSLIDKNMASLQAAEGLEIALLRQKGYLTYYFLDGNPTWLQKLRQNHESFLDCLANAEVLATTPVMIKIIEKIASKYRDYNSGREQVINLYKRGLRAEGSKLHWEIRRQFLEIYDLCETYKFVNHGIISQIKKESREQARFIKTLALIIMPSVIFIGLLLSYILSKQLLEPIRQLSLETGLVPGASREPDEVKALSRRVHDLIENVDQAQTKLARSEEHLLQSEKLAMVGKLAAGVTHSIRNPLTSVKMRLFSLGRTLDLTPSQQEDFEVISEEIRHIDTVVGNFLEFSRPPKLTMQKVSPSVVVDMALQLLRHRLESYHVEVKLKRSRPLPEVWADPDQLKEVLVNLLVNACEAMRNGGLIIIQEGENFLQSIGQVVTIQVSDNGPGIPEAIQDKILQPFFSTKEEGTGLGLSIAARILAKHGGWLDLESREGQGTTFTINLPYRKIQHGNHPDS
- a CDS encoding DNA integrity scanning protein DisA nucleotide-binding domain protein → MFPETNIFDEICAKKQGIDRLVLEKVITLAVELAREGREGRKIGTLFTVYDSDTVLERSKCLILDPLFGHPDQVKRIDNPNMRETIKELAQLDGAFVVSDSGVVISACRYLNASATGIDLPLGLGSRHMAAASISRETRAIAVVVSESSVVRVFDDGKLVSEIIPELWVLSRYSLHLSWPYLERTTNHVTVVSKED
- a CDS encoding sulfite exporter TauE/SafE family protein, which translates into the protein MNIPLSIASYWIKYLNPQLALLTQPIQGWFYTVSPQGELTINLIALIVLGLAMGFLAGCFGVGSGFLMAPLLNLFGNIPFNVAIGSDLTYMVGSATIANLRQRAVGYVDYKLGLLLFLGSALGVEVGAQFLELLKYAGKVSLLGHRSDLMQLTMTAVYALMLGWIGTTVYRETWAIRRLKTGVPAPAPPAVAVGSRLQTISLPPMVALPVSGVEAISLWLILGVGFVSGLLTGFLGVSGAFIRMPALIYVLGVPTVVSLGTNLFELLILALYGALTHSLKGNVDLILVMILLITTTVGNQLGVLLQTKIVGWRSLLLYTAIIFSTILFLLLKLIS
- a CDS encoding sulfite exporter TauE/SafE family protein, with translation MNKVRSVFNMLQMAAEAHARWEIETSTNILRNRKKLLILLALCLPIVAFLGISWAAGDLLGGKKAYAPAFYSTSIFLLTIFIGLVAGLITGCIGAGGGFIITPALMSIGVKGILAVGTDLFHIFAKAIMGTAVHRKLGNVSVKLAITFLVGSTLGVVVGGTINRAIYEFNPVMSDLFISLVYVFLLGFLGTYAMTDFLKLRRAGRAHRTLAPDEKKVATPPAAATTGLAQKLQSVRIPPMISFDEDLVPGGNRISGLFVAGCGFIVGLVAAIMGVGGGFLTFPMFVYLLGVSSFTTVGTDILQIIFTAGFAAISQYAIYGFIFYTLAMGMLLGSLIGIQVGALTTKVVKGIYIRGFYATAILAGFLNRLFALPKRLNQMEYISISKGLAGGLDLIGLIVFFVIIGIFGLWVLSMFFKNLNVLRGKEPSLTTVVEGVH